A window of Thermosynechococcus sp. NK55a contains these coding sequences:
- the sipA gene encoding regulatory protein SipA yields the protein MEEVFAVGDRVRLVELPPYVKTAEPMPMLRPASILTLGEEGVILGQQPRNYWVVRLERGAFLLEAKYLERV from the coding sequence ATGGAAGAAGTCTTTGCAGTGGGCGATCGCGTTCGCCTTGTGGAACTGCCACCCTATGTGAAAACAGCGGAACCAATGCCAATGTTGCGTCCCGCCAGTATCCTCACCCTCGGTGAAGAAGGGGTTATTCTAGGCCAGCAACCGCGAAACTATTGGGTGGTGCGGCTCGAGCGGGGTGCCTTTTTGCTGGAAGCCAAGTATTTGGAGCGGGTTTAA
- a CDS encoding SDR family oxidoreductase, whose amino-acid sequence MKVAVVGATGRTGQRIVSALQSSEHQAIAVVRNPAKAQGRWPRVEIRTADVTQPQTLPPALKDCEAVICATGASPSLNPLEPLSVDYLGTKNLVDAAKAAPVQQFILVSSLCVSQFFHPLNLFWLILYWKQQAERYLQESGLTYTIVRPGGLKETDEGGFPIIAPADTLFEGSIPRSRVAEICVAALGEPSAYNKIFEVVSRSDQTPVAYPELFRSVAAV is encoded by the coding sequence GTGAAGGTTGCAGTGGTTGGTGCTACAGGCCGCACCGGTCAGCGAATTGTGAGTGCCCTACAATCATCTGAGCATCAGGCAATTGCCGTTGTGCGTAACCCCGCCAAAGCCCAAGGGCGGTGGCCAAGGGTCGAGATTCGTACTGCCGATGTCACCCAACCCCAGACACTTCCCCCCGCCCTTAAAGATTGCGAGGCAGTGATCTGTGCCACGGGCGCTAGCCCCAGTCTTAACCCCCTAGAACCCCTGAGTGTTGATTATCTGGGCACCAAAAATCTTGTGGATGCCGCCAAAGCCGCCCCAGTGCAGCAGTTTATTCTTGTCTCGTCGCTGTGTGTCTCGCAATTTTTCCATCCCCTGAATCTTTTTTGGCTAATTTTGTATTGGAAGCAGCAAGCAGAACGTTATCTCCAAGAAAGCGGTCTAACTTACACGATTGTGCGGCCAGGGGGTCTGAAGGAAACCGATGAGGGTGGCTTTCCGATCATTGCCCCAGCGGATACCCTCTTTGAGGGCAGTATCCCGCGATCGCGGGTGGCAGAAATCTGTGTGGCAGCCTTGGGCGAGCCAAGTGCCTACAACAAAATCTTTGAGGTGGTGAGCCGTTCCGATCAGACGCCGGTGGCCTATCCAGAGTTATTCCGCTCAGTTGCGGCGGTGTGA
- the glyQ gene encoding glycine--tRNA ligase subunit alpha — protein sequence MYFQDVIATLHQFWAAQGCLIAQPYDVEKGAGTKSPHTFLRALGPEPWAVAYVEPCRRPADGRYGENPNRYQYYYQYQVLIKPSPDNIQEIYLESLRALGIRPPDHDIRFVEDNWEDAAVGAWGVGWEVWLDGMEVTQFTYFQQCGGLDCRPVSIEITYGLERLTMYLQEVDAIASIRWNSTLTYGDVHLQGEIEQSTYNFEASDPERLFTLFSLYQQEAEQLLEKQLVLPSLDYVLKCSHTFNLLDARGVISVAERTRYIGRIRGLARRVAQAYVQQREALGFPLLKEPAPIAP from the coding sequence ATGTACTTTCAGGACGTTATTGCCACACTGCACCAATTTTGGGCGGCTCAGGGATGCCTGATTGCTCAGCCCTACGATGTGGAAAAAGGCGCCGGTACCAAAAGCCCCCATACCTTTTTACGTGCCCTCGGACCTGAACCTTGGGCAGTGGCCTATGTCGAACCCTGTCGGCGGCCAGCGGATGGCCGCTATGGCGAGAATCCCAACCGCTATCAGTACTACTACCAGTACCAAGTGCTGATTAAGCCCTCTCCTGATAATATCCAAGAGATTTATTTGGAGTCACTGCGCGCCCTTGGCATTCGCCCCCCAGACCATGACATTCGCTTTGTCGAAGACAACTGGGAGGATGCTGCCGTTGGCGCGTGGGGCGTAGGCTGGGAGGTGTGGCTAGATGGCATGGAAGTGACACAGTTTACCTACTTCCAGCAGTGTGGTGGTCTGGATTGTCGGCCGGTTTCCATTGAGATTACCTACGGCCTAGAACGGTTGACAATGTATCTCCAGGAGGTGGATGCGATCGCCAGTATCCGATGGAACTCTACCCTCACCTATGGCGATGTCCATCTCCAAGGAGAAATTGAGCAATCCACCTACAACTTTGAAGCCTCCGACCCGGAACGATTGTTCACCCTTTTTAGTCTCTACCAGCAGGAGGCGGAGCAGCTTCTGGAAAAGCAGTTGGTACTGCCCAGTTTGGATTATGTGCTCAAGTGTTCCCACACCTTTAACCTGCTGGATGCCCGCGGTGTCATTTCGGTGGCAGAGCGTACGCGCTACATTGGTCGCATTCGCGGCTTGGCCCGGCGGGTCGCCCAAGCCTATGTCCAACAACGGGAAGCTCTGGGGTTTCCACTGCTGAAGGAGCCGGCGCCGATCGCCCCCTAA
- the metH gene encoding methionine synthase — MSMSFLEYLHAEPRRVIVFDGAMGTNLQAQNLTAEDFGGKEYEGCNEYLVISQPEAVAKVHRDFLAAGADVIETDTFGSSSIVLSEYNLGDRAYEISKKAAVLAKSVAAEFSTPEKPRFVAGSMGPGTKLPTLGHIDYDTLYRAFREQAAGLFDGGVDLFIIETCQDVLQIKAALNGVMAVFQERGERRPLMVSVTMEQQGTMLVGSEIGAALTILEPYPIDILGLNCATGPDLMTEHIRYLSQHSPFVISCIPNAGLPENIGGHAHYKLTPMELRLALTRFVEDFGVQVIGGCCGTRPDHIAALAEIAATLTPKARSPQRVPAAASIYSPQPYDQENSFLIIGERLNASGSKKCRDLLNAEDWDGLVALARAQVREGAHILDVNVDYVGRDGVRDMRELVSRLVTNVTLPLMLDSTEWQKMEAGLKVAGGKCLLNSTNFEDGEPRFYKVLELAKTYGAGVVIGTIDEEGMARTAEKKFAIAQRAYRAALDYGIPPWEIFFDPLALPISTGIEEDRGNGRETIAAIRRIRAELPGCHILLGVSNISFGLNPAARQVLNSMFLHEAMQAGMDAAIVSAAKILPLAKIEPQQQQVCRDLIYDRRRFEGEVCVYDPLAELTRLFEGKTTKQDRSPVENLPLEERLKRHIIDGDRLGLEETLAKALETYAPLEIINTFLLDGMKVVGELFASGQMQLPFVLQSAETMKAAVAYLEPFMEKSATGDTAKGTVVIATVKGDVHDIGKNLVDIILTNNGYRVINLGIKQPVENIIQAYEEHQADCIAMSGLLVKSTAFMKENLEVFNERGITVPVILGGAALTPKFVYEDCRSTYHGQVIYGKDAFADLHFMDRLMSAKAAGQWDDRQGFLDGTTISTPEAGSTPAIAPEPTAVAEPDTSEVVDTRRSEAVAVDIPRPTPPFWGICHLKPDQIPLSEVFAYLDLQALIAGQWQFRKPKDQDRATYNVFLAEKVYPILEEWKQRILAENLLHPELIYGYFPCQSEGNTVYIYDPERVGDKEACVPERAIAQFTFPRQKGGRRLCIADFFAPVESGIIDVFPMQAVTVGEIATQVAQQLFAANQYSDYLYFHGMAVQTAEALAEWCHARIRRELGCTPDPESIRDILAQRYQGSRYSFGYPACPNMQDQYTQLRLLNSDRIGMYMDESEQLYPEQSTTAIICYHPTAKYFSV; from the coding sequence ATGTCTATGTCGTTTCTTGAGTATCTCCATGCAGAACCCCGTCGTGTCATTGTCTTTGATGGCGCAATGGGCACAAATCTTCAGGCACAAAACCTGACGGCAGAGGATTTTGGTGGCAAGGAGTACGAAGGCTGCAACGAATATCTGGTCATTAGTCAGCCAGAGGCGGTGGCCAAAGTGCATCGCGATTTTTTGGCAGCAGGAGCCGATGTCATTGAAACGGACACCTTTGGCTCGTCTTCAATTGTTCTAAGTGAATACAATTTGGGCGATCGCGCCTACGAAATCAGCAAGAAAGCCGCTGTGCTTGCTAAATCCGTGGCCGCTGAATTTAGCACCCCCGAAAAACCCCGCTTTGTTGCCGGCTCGATGGGACCAGGTACTAAACTGCCCACCCTGGGCCACATTGACTACGACACCCTCTACAGGGCCTTTCGCGAACAGGCTGCTGGCCTCTTTGACGGCGGGGTGGATCTCTTTATCATTGAAACCTGCCAAGATGTCCTGCAAATTAAAGCAGCCCTCAATGGGGTGATGGCCGTCTTTCAGGAGCGGGGAGAACGCCGCCCCCTGATGGTTTCCGTGACGATGGAGCAGCAGGGCACGATGCTGGTGGGCTCGGAAATTGGCGCCGCCCTGACGATTCTGGAACCCTATCCGATTGATATTTTGGGTCTCAACTGCGCCACTGGCCCCGATTTGATGACGGAGCACATCCGCTACCTTTCGCAGCACTCCCCCTTTGTCATTTCCTGTATTCCCAATGCCGGCTTACCTGAAAACATCGGTGGCCATGCCCACTACAAGCTGACGCCGATGGAATTGCGGCTGGCCCTAACCCGCTTCGTCGAAGACTTTGGGGTACAAGTGATTGGCGGCTGCTGTGGCACGCGGCCGGATCATATTGCAGCCCTGGCAGAAATTGCAGCGACCCTGACCCCCAAGGCGCGATCGCCCCAACGAGTTCCCGCTGCCGCCTCCATCTACAGTCCTCAGCCCTATGACCAAGAGAATTCCTTCCTGATTATTGGTGAGCGACTCAATGCTAGTGGCTCCAAAAAATGCCGCGATCTCCTCAATGCCGAAGATTGGGATGGTCTCGTTGCCCTGGCCCGTGCCCAAGTGCGTGAAGGTGCCCACATCCTGGATGTCAACGTGGACTATGTGGGGCGCGATGGGGTGCGGGATATGCGCGAGCTGGTATCGCGGCTGGTTACCAACGTAACGCTGCCCCTGATGCTCGACTCGACTGAATGGCAAAAGATGGAAGCGGGTCTGAAGGTGGCCGGGGGCAAGTGCTTGCTGAACTCCACCAACTTTGAGGATGGTGAACCCCGCTTTTATAAGGTCCTAGAACTGGCAAAAACCTACGGCGCCGGCGTGGTCATCGGTACCATTGATGAAGAGGGGATGGCGCGAACGGCTGAAAAAAAGTTTGCCATTGCCCAACGGGCCTACAGGGCAGCCCTTGACTACGGCATTCCCCCCTGGGAAATTTTCTTTGACCCTCTGGCACTGCCAATTTCCACAGGGATTGAAGAGGATCGGGGCAATGGTCGAGAAACCATTGCGGCCATTCGGCGAATTCGCGCTGAACTCCCCGGCTGCCATATTCTGCTGGGGGTTTCCAATATCTCCTTTGGCTTAAATCCAGCAGCTCGCCAAGTCCTCAACTCAATGTTTCTCCACGAGGCCATGCAGGCGGGCATGGATGCTGCGATCGTCAGTGCTGCCAAGATCCTGCCCTTGGCCAAAATTGAGCCACAGCAGCAGCAGGTCTGCCGTGATCTCATCTACGACCGACGGCGATTTGAGGGGGAAGTGTGTGTCTATGACCCCCTTGCGGAACTGACTCGTCTGTTTGAGGGCAAGACCACCAAGCAGGATCGCTCCCCAGTGGAAAACCTGCCCCTTGAGGAGCGGCTCAAACGCCACATTATTGATGGCGATCGCCTTGGCCTCGAGGAGACCCTTGCCAAGGCCCTTGAAACCTATGCCCCCCTTGAAATTATCAATACATTCCTGCTCGACGGCATGAAGGTGGTGGGCGAACTCTTTGCCTCTGGGCAGATGCAGCTTCCCTTTGTTTTGCAGTCGGCAGAAACGATGAAGGCGGCTGTGGCCTACCTCGAACCCTTTATGGAAAAATCCGCCACCGGGGACACTGCCAAGGGCACCGTCGTCATTGCCACCGTGAAGGGGGATGTCCATGATATTGGTAAAAACTTAGTGGATATTATCCTCACCAACAACGGCTATCGCGTGATTAACTTGGGGATTAAGCAGCCGGTTGAAAATATCATCCAAGCCTATGAGGAGCATCAGGCAGACTGCATTGCCATGAGTGGCCTCTTGGTCAAATCCACCGCCTTTATGAAGGAAAATCTCGAGGTCTTTAATGAGCGGGGCATTACCGTTCCCGTCATTTTGGGGGGAGCCGCCCTCACCCCCAAATTTGTCTATGAGGATTGCCGGTCCACCTACCACGGTCAAGTGATCTACGGCAAGGATGCCTTTGCCGATTTGCATTTTATGGATCGGCTAATGAGTGCAAAGGCCGCAGGTCAGTGGGACGATCGCCAAGGATTTTTGGATGGTACAACGATCTCCACCCCAGAGGCAGGGAGCACACCCGCGATCGCCCCCGAACCCACCGCGGTTGCTGAACCCGACACATCAGAAGTGGTGGATACCCGCCGCTCTGAAGCTGTTGCTGTAGATATTCCCCGCCCCACACCCCCCTTCTGGGGCATTTGTCACCTCAAGCCGGATCAGATTCCACTTTCTGAGGTCTTTGCCTATCTGGATCTCCAAGCCCTGATTGCAGGTCAGTGGCAGTTTCGTAAACCTAAGGATCAAGACCGTGCCACCTACAACGTCTTCCTTGCGGAGAAGGTCTATCCCATCCTTGAGGAGTGGAAACAGCGCATCCTTGCTGAAAACCTGCTCCATCCTGAACTGATTTATGGGTACTTCCCCTGCCAAAGTGAGGGCAACACTGTCTATATCTATGATCCCGAAAGGGTAGGGGATAAAGAGGCCTGTGTCCCTGAGCGGGCGATCGCCCAGTTTACCTTCCCCCGCCAAAAGGGTGGCCGTCGTCTGTGTATTGCCGACTTCTTTGCTCCTGTGGAATCGGGCATCATTGATGTCTTTCCCATGCAGGCCGTCACCGTTGGTGAAATTGCCACCCAAGTGGCGCAGCAGCTATTTGCCGCCAATCAATACAGCGATTACCTCTACTTCCACGGGATGGCGGTGCAAACGGCTGAAGCCCTCGCCGAGTGGTGTCATGCCCGCATTCGCCGCGAGTTGGGGTGCACCCCTGATCCCGAGTCCATTCGCGATATTCTTGCCCAGCGCTACCAAGGCTCCCGCTATAGCTTTGGTTATCCTGCCTGCCCCAATATGCAGGACCAATATACGCAACTGCGACTCCTTAATAGCGATCGCATCGGCATGTACATGGACGAGAGCGAACAACTCTACCCTGAGCAATCCACGACAGCCATTATCTGCTACCATCCCACCGCCAAGTATTTTAGCGTCTAA
- a CDS encoding glycoside hydrolase family protein — protein sequence MRFSRWLGAIAGLVAIGYFFLGTRSSALWWYWYRWQPGQIAPLVMQGGDPYVRALMRTISASEANDANPYTLLYGGEHVQDLSQHPDRCIPIRQGANQHLCTTAAGRYQFLTTTWQEKAARYHPQPPSWFWQGYSFAPEYQDQVVYRWLTDPAAWNADIPQLLREGRVQEVFALLSDTWTSLGYGMESNRITPYLEEIYQQLLAQELAAFQTAQSAGRSPSP from the coding sequence ATGCGCTTTTCCCGTTGGTTGGGGGCGATCGCCGGTCTGGTGGCGATAGGCTATTTCTTTTTGGGGACGCGTTCAAGTGCTCTCTGGTGGTACTGGTACCGCTGGCAGCCGGGTCAAATTGCCCCCTTAGTGATGCAGGGGGGGGATCCCTATGTACGGGCCCTGATGCGCACCATTTCTGCCAGTGAAGCCAATGATGCCAATCCCTACACGCTGCTCTATGGGGGGGAGCACGTCCAAGACCTCAGCCAGCATCCCGATCGCTGTATTCCCATTCGCCAAGGCGCCAATCAGCACCTGTGTACCACGGCTGCCGGCCGCTATCAATTTCTCACCACCACTTGGCAAGAAAAAGCCGCCCGCTATCATCCCCAACCGCCAAGCTGGTTTTGGCAGGGCTATAGCTTTGCCCCAGAGTATCAGGATCAGGTGGTCTATCGCTGGCTCACGGATCCTGCCGCTTGGAATGCCGATATTCCCCAGCTCCTGCGGGAAGGCCGAGTACAGGAGGTCTTTGCCCTCCTGTCGGATACATGGACCAGTCTGGGCTATGGCATGGAGAGCAACCGGATCACGCCCTACCTCGAAGAGATCTACCAGCAATTGTTGGCTCAAGAATTAGCCGCCTTCCAGACCGCCCAATCTGCGGGGAGGAGCCCATCGCCCTAG
- a CDS encoding polysaccharide deacetylase family protein, producing the protein MGRQWHLLVVLTVFAASATLAADVPHFVSPRKFWRQLVYQVKPLPPEKVVALTFDDGPWGASTRQVLQILKEEEAKATFFILGKHALMYPDIIADIVKGGHAVGNHSWSHPYQPVDPKVAKQEIENTSALIAKQSQAQTRLFRPPGGNLTTGLVDYAKSKNYAVIMWSVDPHDTRPNTTAADIVERTLKNVKPGSIILLHDGGGDRATTRKALPTLIRRLRQKGYRFVTVPELLQLVKAPPPKPETPTPQPTITPTPTPEGLPTPQLTPSPPSRSEPQLQPRSLPPR; encoded by the coding sequence ATGGGACGGCAGTGGCACCTGTTGGTGGTCTTGACTGTGTTTGCGGCATCGGCAACGCTGGCAGCGGATGTGCCGCACTTTGTTAGTCCTAGAAAGTTTTGGAGGCAGTTGGTCTATCAGGTCAAACCGCTGCCGCCCGAAAAAGTGGTGGCCCTCACCTTTGATGATGGCCCTTGGGGAGCCTCAACTCGCCAAGTTCTGCAAATTCTCAAAGAGGAGGAGGCCAAGGCCACATTTTTTATCCTGGGCAAGCACGCCCTCATGTATCCCGATATCATTGCTGACATTGTCAAAGGGGGTCATGCCGTTGGCAACCATAGTTGGAGTCATCCCTACCAACCCGTTGACCCTAAAGTAGCTAAGCAGGAAATTGAAAACACCTCTGCACTGATTGCCAAGCAAAGCCAAGCCCAAACGCGCCTTTTTCGGCCACCGGGGGGCAATTTGACCACAGGGCTAGTGGACTATGCCAAGTCGAAAAACTATGCCGTCATTATGTGGTCCGTGGATCCCCATGACACTCGACCCAACACAACAGCCGCAGATATTGTGGAGCGTACCCTGAAGAATGTCAAACCGGGCAGCATTATTCTGCTCCACGATGGTGGCGGCGATCGCGCCACGACCCGCAAGGCCCTCCCCACGCTGATTCGCCGCCTGCGGCAAAAAGGCTATCGCTTTGTCACTGTGCCGGAACTGCTGCAACTAGTGAAAGCCCCCCCACCAAAGCCTGAGACACCCACCCCTCAACCGACAATCACTCCGACACCGACCCCAGAAGGTCTGCCCACTCCTCAGTTGACGCCTAGCCCCCCTAGTCGCAGTGAACCGCAATTGCAGCCACGCTCTCTGCCCCCTCGCTAA
- a CDS encoding LapA family protein, whose protein sequence is MRAWIYLGAIALLTTLAIQNWQPVVSLRFLGQQTPALPLAAWIVVAALSGIVAGQCLLWLTLETPAPIARPTPRSHPPEPELDASMRPPLDEPEMDTGDVEDWFSEPEPAPREPDLEPDIQDRPPTTYSYQYRPSRKATAKAPPPPPQVMDAEYRILTPPPSNDNPPEDEEDWDIPL, encoded by the coding sequence ATGCGTGCTTGGATTTATTTGGGGGCGATCGCCCTGCTGACAACACTTGCCATCCAAAATTGGCAGCCGGTGGTCTCCCTGCGCTTTTTAGGACAGCAAACCCCGGCCCTTCCCCTTGCCGCTTGGATTGTGGTGGCCGCCCTTTCAGGGATCGTGGCTGGCCAGTGCTTACTCTGGTTAACCCTCGAAACACCGGCTCCAATAGCGCGGCCAACCCCGCGATCGCACCCCCCTGAACCTGAACTGGATGCCTCGATGCGTCCGCCGCTGGATGAGCCAGAGATGGATACTGGCGATGTCGAGGATTGGTTTAGCGAGCCAGAGCCAGCCCCGCGCGAACCAGACCTTGAACCAGACATTCAAGATCGCCCCCCCACAACCTACTCCTATCAATATCGTCCTTCCCGCAAAGCCACTGCCAAAGCCCCACCGCCTCCCCCTCAAGTTATGGATGCTGAATACCGCATTCTGACGCCGCCGCCCTCCAACGACAATCCCCCTGAGGATGAAGAAGACTGGGATATTCCCCTATGA
- a CDS encoding cytochrome c, whose translation MSLVNTVGAKSTVWRWLLPVLVVLLVGGGWMLALLLPLRDPYIQAVRAAVGNPSRGEQIFILNCAGCHGIDGKGEVGPSLVQISHRRSQVQLIQQIISGNTPPMPKFQAQPQDMADLLSYLKTL comes from the coding sequence ATGAGTTTAGTCAACACGGTTGGGGCGAAATCAACGGTATGGCGGTGGCTACTGCCTGTTTTAGTGGTACTGCTGGTGGGCGGCGGTTGGATGTTGGCTCTCCTGTTGCCCCTGCGGGATCCCTACATTCAAGCTGTACGGGCGGCGGTGGGCAATCCCAGTCGCGGCGAACAAATTTTCATCCTCAACTGTGCGGGTTGCCATGGCATTGATGGCAAGGGGGAAGTCGGCCCTAGCCTCGTGCAGATTAGCCACCGGCGATCGCAGGTACAGCTCATTCAGCAAATTATCAGTGGCAATACCCCGCCCATGCCCAAGTTTCAAGCCCAGCCCCAAGACATGGCTGACCTATTAAGCTACTTGAAGACACTCTAA
- the cysH gene encoding phosphoadenosine phosphosulfate reductase, with protein sequence MAASLSFDLDALNQRFEGAHPRDILAWAVTAIPQGLVQTSAFNVDDMVITDLLYRDLRPNPPVPVLFLDTLHHFAETLAFVQQAKEKYGLDLRTYKTPDVDSREAFAARYGDKLWETNVEQFHHLTKIEPLQRGLAELNTVAWITGRRRDQAVTRANMPYVELDKEGRLKINPLAAWTRKQTWAYVMEHGVIYNPLHDRGYASIGDEPLTTPIADGEDERAGRWRGMGKTECGIHI encoded by the coding sequence ATGGCCGCATCCCTAAGCTTTGACCTCGATGCCCTCAACCAACGCTTTGAAGGGGCACACCCTCGTGACATTTTGGCATGGGCCGTCACCGCAATTCCCCAGGGGCTGGTGCAGACCAGTGCCTTTAACGTGGATGACATGGTGATTACAGACCTCCTCTACCGTGATCTGCGCCCCAATCCGCCGGTGCCCGTTCTCTTTTTGGACACACTGCATCACTTTGCCGAGACCCTAGCATTTGTGCAGCAGGCCAAGGAAAAATACGGTCTGGATTTGCGCACCTACAAAACCCCCGATGTTGACAGCCGCGAAGCCTTTGCTGCCCGCTATGGCGACAAGCTTTGGGAAACCAATGTTGAGCAGTTTCACCATCTCACTAAAATTGAACCGCTGCAACGGGGCTTGGCAGAACTGAATACTGTGGCTTGGATTACGGGACGGCGTCGAGACCAAGCGGTCACCCGTGCCAATATGCCCTATGTGGAACTGGACAAAGAGGGTCGTCTGAAAATTAATCCCCTTGCTGCTTGGACACGTAAACAAACTTGGGCCTATGTGATGGAGCACGGGGTGATTTACAATCCCCTCCACGATCGCGGCTATGCCAGCATTGGCGATGAACCCCTCACCACCCCTATCGCCGATGGCGAAGATGAACGGGCAGGTCGCTGGCGCGGCATGGGCAAAACTGAGTGCGGGATTCACATCTAA
- a CDS encoding flavin prenyltransferase UbiX translates to MTSSSLPIVLGVTGASGLIYAVRAIKFLLQANYPIQLVASKAAHQVWQAEYGLTLPIQPDKQELFWREQAQVWEGCLTCHRPTDVAAAIASGSFRTLGMVILPCSMSTVAKLAAGLSSDLLERVADVHLKEHRPLVLVPRETPFSLIHLQNLTQLAMAGARIVPAIPAWYHRPQTIEDLVDFVIARALDQLGLDCVPLQRWQGPLS, encoded by the coding sequence GTGACCTCCTCTTCTTTGCCAATTGTGTTGGGTGTAACGGGTGCGTCTGGGCTCATTTATGCAGTGCGCGCCATTAAATTTCTATTACAAGCCAACTATCCTATTCAACTTGTGGCATCGAAGGCCGCACATCAAGTGTGGCAGGCAGAATATGGCCTCACTCTGCCAATTCAGCCCGATAAGCAGGAACTGTTTTGGCGCGAACAGGCCCAAGTTTGGGAAGGTTGCCTCACCTGTCATCGGCCAACAGATGTGGCAGCGGCAATCGCCAGCGGTTCCTTTCGCACCCTGGGCATGGTGATTCTCCCCTGTAGTATGAGTACGGTGGCCAAGTTGGCGGCAGGCCTGAGTTCCGATCTCCTAGAGCGGGTGGCAGATGTCCACCTCAAAGAACACCGTCCATTGGTGTTGGTGCCCCGCGAAACCCCCTTTAGTCTCATTCATCTGCAAAACCTGACCCAATTGGCAATGGCCGGGGCGCGCATTGTACCCGCCATTCCTGCTTGGTATCACCGGCCACAGACCATTGAGGACTTAGTGGATTTTGTGATCGCCCGTGCCCTTGATCAGTTAGGGTTGGATTGTGTGCCTCTGCAACGTTGGCAAGGACCCCTTTCCTAA
- a CDS encoding four-carbon acid sugar kinase family protein, which produces MPAVTRPKIIVLDDDPTGSQTVHSCLLLTRWDVDTLCRGLADSVPIFFILTNTRALPAEMAAEVTRRVCRHLKEAIAQTGTTDYMIVSRSDSTLRGHYPLETDIIAAELGPFDAHFLVPAFLEGGRITRDSQHYLMVEGQPVPVHETEFARDSVFGYRHSYLPDYVAEKTQGRIPAGAVERFLLADLRHPAALLDRLARLQGNVCAVVDAETQGDLDQFAAAVLQVASQGKRFLFRSAASLLTALAQLPPQPTPPAAMATYCRPGRYGAVLVGSHVRKTTEQLTALLKEPDVFSIEVPVARLRDSAVAEAEMIAEVLAAVDRAIAQGKTPVIYTSRQELTFADAPTRLAFGQRVSEVLMAILQQLPADLRYLISKGGITSNDVLSKGLNLATVRLLGQVIPGCSVVRTAADHPRFPELPVVLFPGNVGDREALRTVYHRFQGSGTAI; this is translated from the coding sequence ATGCCCGCGGTGACGCGCCCAAAAATTATTGTCCTAGATGATGACCCCACCGGTTCACAAACGGTGCACAGTTGCCTGCTGTTGACCCGCTGGGATGTGGATACCCTCTGTCGTGGCCTTGCTGATAGCGTACCCATCTTTTTTATCCTCACCAATACCCGTGCCTTGCCAGCAGAAATGGCAGCAGAGGTGACGCGCAGGGTTTGTCGTCATCTCAAGGAGGCGATCGCCCAAACGGGCACAACCGATTACATGATTGTCAGTCGTTCCGACTCCACCCTCCGCGGCCACTATCCCCTCGAAACGGATATCATTGCTGCGGAACTGGGTCCCTTTGATGCCCATTTTCTAGTGCCTGCCTTTTTGGAGGGGGGGCGCATTACCCGCGATAGCCAGCACTACCTCATGGTCGAGGGTCAGCCTGTGCCTGTCCATGAAACTGAGTTTGCTCGCGATTCTGTCTTTGGCTACCGCCACAGCTATTTGCCCGACTATGTGGCCGAAAAGACCCAAGGGCGAATTCCAGCCGGCGCTGTAGAACGCTTTTTACTGGCGGATTTGCGGCACCCAGCGGCCTTGCTCGATCGTTTAGCCCGCTTGCAGGGGAATGTCTGCGCCGTTGTGGATGCTGAAACCCAAGGGGATTTGGATCAGTTTGCTGCGGCCGTGCTCCAGGTGGCCAGTCAAGGAAAACGCTTTTTGTTCCGCAGTGCTGCCAGTTTACTGACTGCCCTCGCACAACTGCCCCCCCAACCCACCCCGCCAGCGGCAATGGCCACCTATTGCCGCCCTGGGCGCTATGGGGCAGTTTTAGTGGGTTCCCATGTGCGCAAAACCACTGAACAACTGACCGCCCTGCTGAAGGAACCCGATGTGTTTTCCATTGAAGTGCCCGTAGCACGATTGCGGGACAGTGCGGTGGCTGAAGCAGAAATGATTGCTGAGGTCTTGGCGGCGGTGGATCGGGCGATCGCCCAGGGGAAAACCCCTGTCATCTATACCAGCCGTCAGGAACTCACCTTTGCAGATGCACCGACACGCTTAGCCTTTGGGCAGCGGGTTTCTGAAGTGCTGATGGCGATCCTTCAGCAGCTCCCCGCCGATTTGCGCTATCTGATCAGCAAAGGAGGCATCACTTCCAACGATGTGCTCAGTAAGGGCTTAAACCTGGCCACGGTTCGCCTCTTGGGGCAAGTGATTCCCGGCTGCTCCGTGGTGCGCACCGCTGCCGATCATCCCCGCTTTCCAGAATTACCCGTGGTGCTGTTCCCCGGTAATGTGGGCGATCGCGAGGCACTGCGCACGGTCTATCATCGCTTTCAGGGCAGTGGCACTGCAATTTAG